One Micromonospora sp. WMMD812 genomic window carries:
- a CDS encoding glycosyltransferase — translation MTGSYEAGAALRVAPTARATLRAAPAAPAAVLDVVVPVYNEETDLGPCVRRLHAHLSAHFPYPFQITIADNASTDTTLAVAEALAAELPAVGVLHLDAKGRGRALRAAWSASSAPVLAYMDVDLSTDLAALLPLVAPLISGHSDVAIGTRLARTSRVVRGAKREVISRAYNLLLRGTLAARFSDAQCGFKAIRADVAAGLLPLVQDTGWFFDTELLVLAQRAGLRIHEVPVDWVDDPDSRVDIVATAYADLRGIGRLSRGLLTGALPLAELREQLGRAPLAAPPGRLPAGLPRQLARFAAVGVASTLAYLLLFVATRGVLGAQPANLLALLVTAVANTAANRRLTFGITGRRHAGRHHLQGLLAFALGLALTSGSLAVLHAVATVPGRPVELAVLVAANLAATVLRFVLLRFGMHHRRT, via the coding sequence ATGACCGGCTCCTACGAGGCGGGCGCTGCCCTGCGGGTCGCGCCGACCGCCCGGGCCACTCTGCGGGCCGCGCCGGCCGCCCCGGCGGCGGTGCTGGATGTCGTCGTCCCCGTCTACAACGAGGAGACCGACCTCGGCCCGTGCGTACGGCGGCTGCACGCCCACCTGAGCGCGCACTTCCCGTACCCGTTCCAGATCACCATTGCCGACAACGCCAGCACCGACACCACGCTGGCGGTGGCGGAGGCGCTCGCCGCCGAGCTGCCCGCGGTCGGCGTGCTGCACCTCGACGCCAAGGGGCGCGGCCGGGCGCTGCGGGCCGCCTGGTCGGCGTCGTCCGCGCCGGTGCTCGCGTACATGGACGTGGACCTCTCCACCGACCTGGCCGCGCTGCTGCCGCTGGTCGCGCCCCTCATCTCCGGCCACTCCGACGTGGCGATCGGCACCCGGCTGGCCCGGACCTCCCGGGTCGTCCGCGGCGCCAAGCGGGAGGTGATCTCCCGGGCCTACAACCTGCTGCTGCGCGGCACGCTGGCGGCCCGGTTCTCCGACGCGCAGTGCGGGTTCAAGGCGATCCGCGCCGACGTGGCGGCGGGCCTGCTGCCGCTGGTCCAGGACACCGGCTGGTTCTTCGACACCGAGCTGCTGGTGCTCGCCCAGCGGGCCGGCCTGCGGATCCACGAGGTGCCGGTGGACTGGGTGGACGACCCGGACAGCCGGGTCGACATCGTCGCCACCGCGTACGCCGACCTGCGGGGCATCGGGCGGTTGAGCCGGGGCCTGCTGACCGGCGCGCTGCCACTGGCCGAGCTACGCGAACAGCTGGGCCGGGCGCCGCTGGCGGCCCCGCCGGGTCGGCTGCCGGCCGGGCTGCCCCGGCAGCTCGCCCGGTTCGCCGCCGTCGGGGTGGCCAGCACGCTGGCGTACCTGCTGCTCTTCGTGGCCACCCGGGGCGTCCTCGGGGCGCAACCGGCGAATCTGCTGGCGCTGCTGGTCACCGCGGTGGCGAACACCGCCGCCAACCGGCGGCTGACCTTCGGCATCACCGGGCGCCGGCACGCCGGGCGGCACCACCTCCAGGGGCTGCTCGCGTTCGCGCTCGGCCTCGCCCTGACCAGCGGCTCGCTCGCGGTGCTGCACGCGGTCGCCACCGTGCCGGGTCGCCCGGTGGAACTGGCGGTCCTGGTCGCGGCGAATCTGGCCGCCACCGTGCTGCGGTTCGTCCTGCTCCGGTTCGGCATGCACCACCGCCGGACCTGA
- a CDS encoding cobalamin-dependent protein (Presence of a B(12) (cobalamin)-binding domain implies dependence on cobalamin itself, in one of its several forms, or in some unusual lineages, dependence on a cobalamin-like analog.) encodes MTTAIRQASPGGAYADYLDCLTEADEYAAIEVALGLLSRGVPAERVLLDLVAPAQAEVGERWARNEWSVAQEHAATHISERVVAAIAGQAGPRPTRGRIVVACMDGEWHALPPRLVAEVLRLRGWQVTFLGASVPAAHLVSYLHRHDAHAVALACALPMRLPHAHRMIEACRRSDVPVVVGGRGFGVDGRWARRLGVAWSPDAPGAADLVADERALRRVPPAELSHLADDEYAGLVRRRAELIDGALADLRERAPATQSYTPAQVDSTVSDLGYVVDFLAAALYVDDGSLFTEFVEWLAAILTSRGVPAAALGLTLEHFGRVLRDFPRAVGYLDRSRLLVTPAGAPSNG; translated from the coding sequence TTGACCACGGCGATCAGGCAGGCCAGCCCCGGGGGCGCCTACGCGGACTACCTGGACTGCCTCACCGAAGCCGACGAGTACGCGGCCATCGAGGTCGCCCTCGGCCTGCTGTCCCGGGGGGTGCCGGCCGAACGGGTGCTGCTGGACCTGGTGGCGCCCGCGCAGGCCGAGGTGGGGGAGCGCTGGGCGCGCAACGAGTGGAGCGTCGCCCAGGAGCACGCCGCCACGCACATCAGCGAGCGCGTGGTGGCCGCGATCGCCGGTCAGGCCGGCCCGCGGCCGACCCGGGGCCGGATCGTGGTGGCCTGCATGGACGGGGAGTGGCACGCGCTTCCGCCGCGGTTGGTCGCCGAGGTGCTGCGGCTGCGCGGCTGGCAGGTCACGTTCCTCGGGGCCAGCGTCCCGGCCGCGCACCTGGTGTCGTACCTGCACCGGCACGACGCGCACGCGGTCGCGCTGGCCTGCGCGCTGCCGATGCGGCTGCCGCACGCGCACCGCATGATCGAGGCGTGCCGCCGGTCCGACGTCCCCGTCGTGGTGGGCGGGCGTGGCTTCGGAGTCGACGGCCGCTGGGCCCGCCGCCTCGGTGTGGCGTGGTCGCCGGACGCACCCGGCGCCGCCGACCTGGTCGCCGACGAGCGGGCGCTGCGCCGCGTCCCGCCGGCCGAGCTGTCCCACCTGGCCGACGACGAGTACGCCGGCCTGGTCCGGCGGCGGGCCGAGCTGATCGACGGCGCGCTGGCCGACCTCCGGGAGCGGGCGCCGGCGACCCAGTCGTACACCCCGGCGCAGGTCGACTCGACGGTGAGCGACCTGGGCTACGTCGTGGACTTCCTGGCGGCCGCGCTCTACGTGGACGACGGTTCGCTCTTCACCGAGTTCGTCGAGTGGCTGGCGGCCATTCTGACCAGCCGTGGCGTGCCGGCCGCGGCGCTCGGGCTGACGCTGGAGCACTTCGGTCGGGTGCTGCGTGACTTCCCGCGCGCGGTCGGCTACCTGGACCGGAGCCGGCTGCTCGTCACCCCGGCGGGCGCCCCGTCGAACGGCTGA
- a CDS encoding response regulator transcription factor, translated as MDGQAAQGRIELRRPDGEPVRVLVVDDEPTLTDLLSMALRYEGWHVRSAGNGMAALTAARQFQPDAVVLDVMLPDLDGFQVLRRLREQAPTVPVLFLTARDAVEERIAGLTVGGDDYVTKPFSLEEVIARLRALLRRSGFAIAAREEAVLTVGDLTLDEDSHEVRRGGQLITLTATEFELLRYLMRNPRRVLSKAQILDRVWNYDFGGQANVVELYISYLRKKIDAGREPMIHTLRGAGYVLKPAE; from the coding sequence ATGGACGGGCAGGCCGCGCAGGGCCGCATCGAGCTGCGCCGCCCGGACGGCGAGCCGGTCCGGGTGCTGGTGGTCGACGACGAACCGACGCTGACCGACCTGCTGTCGATGGCGCTGCGCTACGAGGGCTGGCACGTCCGCAGCGCCGGCAACGGCATGGCGGCGCTCACCGCGGCCCGGCAGTTCCAGCCGGACGCGGTGGTGCTCGACGTGATGCTGCCCGATCTGGACGGCTTCCAGGTCCTGCGCCGGCTGCGCGAGCAGGCGCCCACCGTTCCGGTGCTCTTCCTGACCGCCCGCGACGCGGTCGAGGAGCGCATCGCGGGGCTGACCGTCGGCGGGGACGACTACGTCACCAAGCCGTTCAGCCTGGAGGAGGTGATCGCCCGGCTGCGCGCGCTGCTGCGCCGCTCCGGTTTCGCGATCGCCGCCCGGGAGGAGGCGGTGCTCACCGTCGGCGACCTCACCCTCGACGAGGACAGCCACGAGGTGCGCCGCGGCGGCCAGCTGATCACGCTGACCGCCACCGAGTTCGAGCTGCTGCGCTACCTGATGCGCAACCCGCGCCGCGTGCTGAGCAAGGCGCAGATCCTCGACCGGGTCTGGAACTACGACTTCGGCGGTCAGGCCAACGTGGTCGAGCTCTACATCTCGTACCTGCGTAAGAAGATCGACGCGGGCCGGGAGCCGATGATCCACACGCTGCGCGGCGCGGGGTATGTCCTCAAGCCGGCGGAGTGA
- a CDS encoding OsmC family protein yields the protein MPDPSSWLHEAAATAEGGHVRTDDGGLSTALASPLAAHCTGLRPEQLLAAAFASCLHHAAVEAAGEITDESHTVQVRAEAKLGRDGDGRYRADVHASIASAGLTRQQLAQLVEYADRLWPFSSGDNSRHRLTVTPAENGRH from the coding sequence ATGCCGGATCCGAGTTCCTGGCTGCATGAGGCCGCCGCGACCGCCGAGGGCGGGCACGTACGCACCGACGACGGGGGGCTCTCCACCGCGCTGGCGTCCCCGCTCGCGGCGCACTGCACCGGGCTGCGACCCGAACAGCTGCTGGCCGCGGCGTTCGCGTCCTGCCTGCACCACGCCGCGGTGGAGGCGGCCGGTGAGATCACCGACGAGTCACACACCGTGCAGGTGCGCGCCGAGGCGAAGCTGGGCCGCGACGGCGACGGCCGGTACCGGGCGGACGTGCACGCGTCGATCGCCTCGGCCGGGCTGACCCGTCAGCAGCTCGCCCAGCTGGTCGAGTACGCCGACCGGCTGTGGCCGTTCTCCAGCGGTGACAACAGCCGGCACCGGCTCACCGTCACCCCGGCCGAGAACGGCCGGCACTGA
- a CDS encoding HAMP domain-containing sensor histidine kinase produces the protein MAGWSLRTRLVVTLVALLALVSVAVGGLTTVALRHFLIERVDTQLVAGPMGRGDRPWRPQPEIPPGLPPGSVVATVADGRVTAARSQTGNQPGGEPLAADEVAALAGLPVDAVPRTVDLGARGDYRAVARQSPSGRVQALALPLADVQETVQRMIAAQAAVAAAGLLVAGSLGALIVRATLRPLRRVAATAGRVSELTLDRGEVALSERVPAPDTDPRTEVGQVGAALNRMLGHVAAALAARQASETRVRQFVADASHELRTPLAAIRGYAEVARRGRDRVPPDVAHALRRVESESTRMTSLVDDLLLLARLDSGRPLAAEPVDLSALVVDAVSDAHVAGPEHRWQLDLPDVVIRVPGDAARLHQVVANLLANARVHTAPGSTVTTTLRAEPDAAVLSVADDGPGVPPELQPEVFERFARGDSSRSRAHGSTGLGLAIVAAVVEAHNGSVAVASRPGRTVFTVRLPNPTADA, from the coding sequence CTGGCCGGCTGGTCGCTGCGTACCCGACTGGTGGTCACCCTGGTCGCCCTGCTGGCCCTGGTCAGCGTCGCCGTCGGCGGCCTCACCACGGTGGCGCTGCGGCACTTCCTGATCGAGCGGGTCGACACCCAGCTGGTCGCCGGCCCCATGGGCCGCGGCGACCGGCCGTGGCGGCCCCAGCCGGAGATCCCACCCGGCCTGCCCCCGGGCTCGGTGGTCGCCACGGTCGCCGACGGCCGGGTGACCGCCGCGCGGAGCCAGACCGGAAACCAGCCCGGCGGCGAGCCGCTCGCGGCCGACGAGGTGGCGGCGCTGGCCGGGCTGCCCGTCGACGCCGTACCCCGCACGGTGGACCTCGGCGCGCGGGGCGACTACCGCGCCGTGGCCCGGCAGTCGCCCAGCGGGCGGGTCCAGGCCCTCGCGCTACCGCTGGCCGACGTGCAGGAGACGGTCCAGCGGATGATCGCCGCGCAGGCCGCCGTCGCCGCCGCCGGGCTGCTGGTCGCCGGCAGCCTGGGCGCGTTGATCGTACGAGCCACGCTGCGCCCGCTGCGCCGGGTCGCCGCCACCGCCGGTCGGGTCAGCGAACTCACCCTGGACCGGGGCGAGGTGGCGCTCTCCGAGCGCGTCCCGGCGCCCGACACCGACCCGCGTACGGAGGTGGGGCAGGTCGGCGCCGCGCTCAACCGGATGCTTGGGCACGTCGCCGCCGCCCTCGCCGCCCGGCAGGCCAGCGAGACCCGGGTCCGCCAGTTCGTCGCCGACGCGAGCCACGAGCTGCGCACCCCCCTCGCGGCGATCCGCGGGTACGCCGAGGTCGCCCGCCGCGGCCGGGACCGGGTGCCGCCCGATGTCGCACACGCCCTGCGCCGGGTGGAGTCGGAGAGCACCCGGATGACCAGCCTCGTCGACGACCTGCTGCTGCTGGCGCGGCTCGACTCCGGTCGGCCGCTCGCGGCCGAACCGGTAGACCTTTCCGCGCTGGTCGTGGACGCGGTCAGCGACGCGCACGTGGCCGGCCCCGAGCACCGCTGGCAGCTCGACCTGCCGGACGTGGTGATCCGGGTGCCCGGCGACGCCGCCCGGCTGCACCAGGTGGTGGCGAACCTGCTGGCCAACGCGCGGGTGCACACCGCACCCGGCAGCACGGTCACCACCACCCTGCGCGCCGAGCCGGACGCCGCCGTGCTCAGCGTCGCCGACGACGGCCCCGGCGTACCGCCGGAGCTGCAACCGGAGGTCTTCGAGCGGTTCGCCCGCGGCGACAGCTCCCGGTCGCGGGCGCACGGCAGCACCGGCCTGGGCCTGGCCATCGTGGCGGCGGTGGTGGAGGCGCACAACGGCTCCGTCGCCGTGGCGAGCCGCCCCGGCCGGACCGTGTTCACCGTCCGGCTGCCGAATCCCACAGCGGACGCATAG
- a CDS encoding endonuclease/exonuclease/phosphatase family protein has product MLLAAVLAGHRAVPNVRGLGSLLDSVTPLLGAGVPLLALGALLRRSRLALIAVLLPAVVWAALYAGAWLRPGAAAGAGGLRVASQNLRAANPDPAATARALATAGADLIALQEVADDRVADVLRPDHPHRASVSTVALYSRYPIRDRAGVDTGLGWTRALRAVVETPSGDLAVYVVHLGSARAGDTATRDQTVAALAAQVRADPAPRLVVLGDLNTASTDRVFAPLNRLLGDAQADAGRGFGFTWPAAVPVTRPDHVLYRGVTAISAGVLRTPASDHRAVTASFRW; this is encoded by the coding sequence GTGCTGCTCGCCGCCGTGCTCGCCGGACACCGCGCCGTGCCCAACGTCCGTGGCCTGGGCAGCCTCCTGGACAGCGTCACCCCGCTGCTCGGCGCCGGCGTGCCGCTGCTGGCGCTGGGCGCGCTGCTGCGCCGCTCGCGCCTCGCGCTGATCGCCGTGCTGCTGCCCGCCGTCGTCTGGGCTGCCCTGTACGCCGGAGCCTGGCTGCGGCCCGGCGCCGCGGCGGGTGCGGGCGGCCTGCGGGTGGCGAGCCAGAACCTGCGCGCCGCCAACCCGGATCCGGCGGCCACCGCGCGGGCCCTCGCCACGGCCGGCGCCGACCTGATAGCCCTCCAGGAGGTCGCCGACGACCGGGTGGCCGACGTCCTCCGCCCGGATCATCCCCACCGGGCGTCCGTCTCCACGGTCGCGCTCTACAGCCGCTACCCGATCCGGGACCGGGCCGGGGTGGACACCGGCCTCGGCTGGACCCGGGCGCTCCGCGCGGTGGTGGAGACCCCGAGCGGTGACCTGGCCGTGTACGTGGTCCATCTCGGTTCGGCGCGGGCGGGGGACACCGCCACCCGGGATCAGACCGTCGCCGCCCTGGCCGCCCAGGTGCGCGCGGACCCCGCGCCGCGCCTGGTCGTGCTCGGTGACCTCAACACGGCCAGCACCGACCGGGTCTTCGCCCCGCTGAACCGGCTGCTCGGGGACGCGCAGGCCGACGCCGGCCGCGGCTTCGGATTCACGTGGCCCGCCGCGGTCCCGGTGACCCGCCCGGACCACGTCCTCTACCGGGGAGTGACGGCCATCTCGGCCGGGGTGCTGCGTACCCCGGCCAGCGATCACCGTGCGGTGACCGCGAGCTTCCGCTGGTAG
- a CDS encoding response regulator, whose protein sequence is MGADSPNPVRILVVDDDPGDVLMIEEALGDSDVDKVIDVVGDGQEAMEFLRREGRHTEAVRPDVILLDLNMPRMDGRQVLGEVKQDEDLRTIPIVVLTTSNADTDIVGSYTLQANAYVTKPIDLDDFNDVVHRIDEFFGRVVVLPKRP, encoded by the coding sequence ATGGGCGCAGACAGCCCGAACCCGGTGCGCATCCTTGTGGTGGACGACGACCCGGGCGACGTGCTCATGATCGAGGAGGCGCTCGGCGACTCGGACGTCGACAAGGTCATCGACGTGGTCGGCGACGGGCAGGAGGCGATGGAGTTCCTCCGCCGCGAGGGCCGGCACACGGAGGCCGTACGGCCGGACGTCATCCTGCTCGACCTGAACATGCCCCGGATGGATGGGCGGCAGGTGCTCGGCGAGGTCAAGCAGGACGAGGACCTGCGCACCATCCCGATCGTCGTGCTGACCACCTCGAACGCGGACACCGACATCGTCGGCAGCTACACCCTCCAGGCCAACGCGTACGTCACCAAGCCGATCGATTTGGACGACTTCAACGACGTGGTGCACCGGATCGACGAGTTCTTCGGCCGGGTGGTCGTGCTGCCCAAGCGCCCCTGA
- a CDS encoding ATPase translates to MRFSVVEIGYDQRQVDSCLDELGFRLTRLAAWAESAAGPGREGDRIRQEASGLCGLLRRLDLDDAAVVGRSAGEVDREAGAILALARVELDAAREEARQLRERAYAEAVQARRDFEAALEARRRREARVDEILSEVTVEPVPVDTPTAAAGVPATRVAAGGVEGPAEPPTGRDGAPVR, encoded by the coding sequence ATGAGGTTCTCCGTCGTGGAGATCGGTTACGACCAGCGGCAGGTGGACTCCTGCCTGGATGAGCTGGGTTTCCGGTTGACCCGGCTCGCGGCATGGGCGGAGAGCGCCGCGGGGCCCGGTCGGGAGGGCGACCGGATCCGGCAGGAGGCGAGCGGGCTCTGCGGCCTGCTGCGCCGGCTCGACCTGGACGATGCGGCGGTGGTGGGGCGCAGTGCCGGCGAGGTCGACCGGGAGGCGGGCGCGATCCTGGCCCTGGCGCGCGTCGAGCTGGACGCGGCCCGTGAGGAGGCCCGCCAGTTGCGCGAGCGGGCGTACGCCGAGGCCGTGCAGGCGCGCCGTGACTTCGAGGCGGCGCTGGAGGCCCGTCGGCGGCGGGAGGCCCGGGTGGACGAGATCCTCAGCGAGGTGACCGTCGAGCCGGTACCGGTCGACACGCCGACCGCGGCGGCCGGGGTGCCCGCGACCCGGGTGGCCGCCGGTGGCGTCGAGGGGCCGGCGGAACCACCGACCGGCCGGGACGGCGCGCCCGTGCGGTGA
- a CDS encoding glycosyltransferase family 39 protein, which produces MDRTETMLTVPAGPTESGPAPRTTHLDGDPPRRPARTWTRPALAVLLLATGVLYLWGLGASGWANSFYAAAAQAGSVSWKALFYGSSDAANSITVDKTPASLWLMALSVRVFGLNSWAMLVPQALCGVASVGVLYAAVRRWYGPVAGLLAGAVLAVTPVATLMFRFNNPDALLVLLLVAGAYATVRAVEAAGTRWIVLAGALVGLGFLTKMLQAFLVVPVFAGVYLLAAPTGLWRRIRDLLLAGLALVVAAGWWVAIVELAPADARPYIGGSQTNSILELTLGYNGLGRITGDEVGSVGGGGGPMGGGGPFSGQTGWLRMFGGEVGGQISWLLPAALILLVAGLVLAGRAARTDRTRAGLVLWGGWLLVTGLIFSFMSGIFHAYYTVALAPAVGALVGIGATLLWRQRTTATGPTPDGGLHRDPAATVDPGPTAAISADPVGARRPAWRSLAATATLAATLAVTAWWSWVLLGRSADWHPWLRTAVLVGGLAAAALIVLIDVLPRRAAPVMLALGAAAALAGPVAYSVQTAATPHTGSIPSAGPFVAGDFGRGGGGFPGGRTPAGAELPGSRTFPGGQNGAFPGGPGQPPGLPGGTDGNAAPGFPGGQNGQAPGGGTTTGQAPGAGTTTGQAGQRPGSAGRSNRAGGMGGLLDSREPSAALRALLERDADRYTWVAAAVGSNNASGYQLATGDPVLPIGGFNGSDPSPTLAQFQRYVAEGRIHYFIGGGGFRANGGSSASGEIASWVASTFSAQTVDGVTVYDLSSGREG; this is translated from the coding sequence ATGGACAGAACCGAGACCATGCTGACCGTGCCCGCCGGGCCAACCGAGTCCGGCCCGGCACCGCGGACCACACACCTCGACGGCGACCCGCCGCGACGGCCGGCCCGGACGTGGACCCGACCCGCCCTGGCGGTGCTGCTGCTCGCCACCGGCGTGCTCTACCTCTGGGGCCTGGGCGCCTCCGGCTGGGCGAACTCCTTCTACGCCGCGGCGGCGCAGGCCGGATCGGTCAGCTGGAAGGCCCTCTTCTACGGCTCCTCGGACGCGGCCAACTCGATCACCGTCGACAAGACCCCCGCCTCGCTCTGGCTGATGGCCCTCTCGGTACGCGTCTTCGGCCTGAACAGCTGGGCGATGCTCGTCCCGCAGGCGCTCTGCGGGGTCGCCTCGGTCGGCGTGCTGTACGCCGCCGTGCGACGCTGGTACGGCCCGGTCGCCGGCCTGCTCGCCGGTGCGGTGCTCGCGGTCACCCCGGTGGCGACGCTGATGTTCCGCTTCAACAACCCGGACGCGCTGCTGGTGCTGCTGCTGGTCGCCGGCGCCTACGCCACCGTCCGAGCGGTGGAGGCGGCCGGCACCCGGTGGATCGTGCTCGCCGGCGCCCTGGTCGGCCTCGGCTTCCTCACCAAGATGCTGCAGGCCTTCCTGGTGGTGCCGGTCTTCGCCGGCGTCTACCTGCTCGCCGCGCCGACCGGCCTGTGGCGGCGGATCCGGGACCTGCTGCTGGCCGGGCTCGCCCTCGTGGTGGCCGCCGGCTGGTGGGTGGCGATCGTCGAGCTGGCACCGGCCGACGCCCGGCCCTACATCGGTGGCTCGCAGACCAACTCCATCCTGGAGCTGACCCTCGGCTACAACGGCCTCGGCCGGATCACCGGCGACGAGGTCGGCAGCGTCGGCGGGGGTGGCGGCCCGATGGGCGGCGGTGGCCCGTTCTCCGGGCAGACCGGTTGGCTGCGGATGTTCGGCGGCGAGGTCGGCGGTCAGATCTCCTGGCTGCTGCCGGCCGCACTGATCCTGCTGGTCGCCGGTCTGGTGCTGGCCGGCCGCGCGGCCCGGACCGACCGGACCCGGGCGGGGCTGGTGCTCTGGGGCGGCTGGCTGCTGGTCACCGGCCTGATCTTCAGCTTCATGTCCGGCATCTTCCACGCCTACTACACGGTGGCGCTGGCCCCGGCGGTCGGTGCCCTGGTCGGCATCGGCGCCACCCTGCTGTGGCGGCAGCGTACGACGGCCACCGGGCCCACGCCGGACGGCGGTCTCCACAGGGACCCCGCCGCGACCGTCGACCCCGGCCCGACCGCCGCGATCAGCGCGGACCCGGTCGGCGCCCGGCGGCCGGCGTGGCGGTCGCTGGCCGCCACCGCGACGCTGGCGGCCACCCTGGCGGTCACCGCCTGGTGGTCCTGGGTGCTGCTGGGTCGCAGCGCCGACTGGCACCCGTGGTTGCGGACCGCCGTGCTCGTGGGCGGGCTGGCCGCCGCGGCGCTGATCGTCCTGATCGACGTGCTGCCGCGCCGGGCGGCGCCGGTGATGCTCGCCCTGGGCGCTGCGGCGGCGCTCGCCGGACCGGTGGCGTACTCGGTGCAGACCGCGGCCACGCCGCACACCGGATCCATCCCGAGCGCCGGGCCGTTCGTGGCCGGTGACTTCGGCCGCGGCGGTGGCGGCTTCCCCGGTGGCCGGACCCCCGCCGGCGCGGAGCTTCCCGGCAGCCGGACGTTCCCCGGCGGCCAGAACGGGGCGTTCCCCGGCGGGCCGGGCCAGCCTCCGGGCCTCCCCGGTGGGACCGACGGCAACGCGGCACCCGGCTTCCCCGGCGGCCAGAACGGGCAGGCGCCGGGCGGGGGCACGACCACCGGCCAGGCCCCGGGCGCCGGCACGACCACCGGTCAGGCCGGTCAGCGTCCCGGCAGTGCCGGACGGTCGAACCGGGCCGGCGGCATGGGCGGGCTGCTGGACTCCCGCGAGCCCAGCGCCGCGCTGCGCGCGCTGCTGGAGCGGGACGCCGACCGGTACACCTGGGTCGCCGCCGCGGTCGGGTCGAACAACGCCTCCGGCTACCAGCTCGCCACCGGCGATCCGGTGCTGCCGATCGGCGGCTTCAACGGCAGCGACCCGTCGCCGACGCTGGCCCAGTTCCAGCGGTACGTGGCCGAGGGCCGGATCCACTACTTCATCGGCGGCGGCGGCTTCCGGGCCAACGGCGGCAGCTCCGCCTCCGGGGAGATCGCCTCCTGGGTGGCCTCGACCTTCTCGGCGCAGACGGTCGACGGGGTCACGGTCTACGACCTGAGCAGCGGACGGGAGGGGTGA
- a CDS encoding STAS domain-containing protein, with protein MPFTVTYADRDGGGTCLRLVGELDMSTAPELNAVIDRLTEAGERRLLVDLTELTFCDSTGIAAFVRGDNHAAADGGWLRVTGASGRVERVLRLTGLAEVLRYEPDTADPASQILP; from the coding sequence GTGCCGTTCACCGTCACGTACGCCGACCGCGACGGCGGTGGCACGTGTCTGCGCCTCGTCGGTGAGCTGGACATGAGCACCGCGCCGGAGCTGAACGCCGTGATCGACCGGCTGACCGAGGCGGGCGAGCGGCGCCTGCTCGTGGATCTCACCGAGCTGACGTTCTGCGACTCCACCGGCATCGCGGCCTTCGTCCGGGGCGACAACCACGCGGCGGCGGACGGCGGTTGGCTGCGGGTCACCGGGGCCAGCGGTCGGGTGGAGCGGGTGCTGCGCCTCACCGGCCTCGCCGAGGTGCTCCGGTACGAACCGGACACCGCCGACCCGGCCTCGCAGATCCTCCCGTGA
- a CDS encoding serine/threonine-protein kinase, producing the protein MRTLDGRYRLEQRIGIGGMSEVWRAHDVVLDRPVAVKLISAGQDGLDSSVERIRTEARAAARLVHPNVASVHDFGTCATLPDRRMPYIVMELAEGETLAAHLRAGPLDWRIAVRVCAEVSAALAAAHAHGIVHRDVKPANVILTPAGVKVLDFGIALRAGAPDPAPDGMVVGTPAYLAPEQLDRAPATPAADMYALGVLLYYCLTGRLPYPAETATQLFGARRRQRPEPLPGIDGLPPEVVELCRRCLADEPADRPSSLVAALLLAEAVDARVYVPMHLPTAPRPRRARVRPWTERAATEVTEAAPALDRPAAALDLPEPALEPPVPALEPNAPVGDRRGSAGDA; encoded by the coding sequence ATGCGGACGCTGGACGGGCGGTACCGGCTCGAACAGCGCATCGGCATCGGGGGGATGTCCGAGGTGTGGCGCGCCCACGACGTGGTGCTCGACCGGCCGGTCGCGGTGAAGCTGATCTCCGCCGGTCAGGACGGGCTGGACAGCTCGGTCGAGCGGATCCGGACCGAGGCCCGCGCGGCGGCGCGGCTGGTGCACCCGAACGTGGCCAGCGTGCACGACTTCGGCACCTGCGCGACGCTGCCCGACCGCCGGATGCCGTACATCGTCATGGAGCTGGCGGAGGGCGAGACGCTCGCCGCGCACCTGCGGGCCGGGCCGCTGGACTGGCGGATCGCGGTGCGGGTGTGCGCGGAGGTGTCCGCCGCGCTGGCCGCGGCGCACGCGCACGGCATCGTCCACCGGGACGTGAAGCCGGCGAACGTCATCCTCACCCCGGCCGGGGTGAAGGTGCTCGACTTCGGGATCGCCCTTCGGGCCGGCGCACCGGACCCGGCGCCGGACGGGATGGTGGTGGGCACTCCGGCGTACCTCGCCCCGGAGCAGCTGGATCGGGCGCCCGCGACCCCGGCCGCCGACATGTACGCCCTCGGCGTGCTGCTGTACTACTGCCTGACCGGGCGGCTGCCGTACCCGGCGGAGACCGCCACCCAGCTGTTCGGCGCGCGCCGGCGCCAACGGCCAGAGCCGCTGCCCGGGATCGACGGGTTGCCGCCCGAGGTGGTCGAGCTGTGCCGCCGCTGCCTGGCCGACGAGCCGGCCGACCGGCCGTCCAGCCTGGTCGCCGCGCTATTGCTGGCCGAGGCGGTGGACGCCCGGGTGTACGTGCCGATGCACCTGCCGACGGCGCCCCGACCGCGGCGCGCGAGGGTGCGCCCGTGGACCGAGCGCGCCGCGACCGAGGTCACCGAGGCCGCGCCGGCGCTCGACCGGCCCGCAGCGGCGCTCGACCTCCCCGAGCCGGCGCTCGAACCGCCCGTGCCGGCGCTCGAGCCGAACGCGCCGGTGGGCGACCGGCGTGGCTCGGCCGGCGACGCCTGA